A single Cnuibacter physcomitrellae DNA region contains:
- a CDS encoding SDR family oxidoreductase has product MDLGIEGRIALVAASTGGLGLAVATALAAEGARVVVTGRSLEKARQAAADLPGAVARELDVDDPDAPGRVIDEVAATLGPVDILVTNGPGPAPSTARATSAEAFEAAAARLFLPQQRMIAAALPAMTVGGWGRILAVGSSGVVAPLPGLAASNVARAALAAYLKTLAGEVAADGITANLLLPGRIATDRTASLDAAAAVRRGLDLETVQEESRSSIPARRYGRPDEFGAAAAFLCSERASYITGVALRCDGGLVPVL; this is encoded by the coding sequence ATGGACCTCGGGATCGAGGGCAGGATCGCGCTCGTCGCGGCCTCGACGGGAGGGCTCGGACTCGCGGTCGCGACCGCCCTCGCGGCAGAGGGCGCCCGCGTCGTCGTCACCGGCCGGTCGCTCGAGAAGGCGCGGCAGGCGGCCGCGGACCTGCCCGGTGCGGTGGCCCGCGAGCTGGACGTCGACGACCCGGATGCCCCGGGCCGCGTGATCGACGAGGTCGCTGCGACCCTGGGACCGGTCGACATCCTCGTCACCAACGGGCCGGGTCCGGCGCCCAGCACCGCGCGCGCGACGAGCGCCGAGGCGTTCGAGGCCGCCGCCGCGCGACTCTTCCTCCCGCAGCAGCGGATGATCGCGGCGGCGCTCCCGGCGATGACCGTGGGGGGCTGGGGGCGCATCCTGGCCGTGGGGTCGAGCGGGGTCGTCGCTCCGCTGCCCGGGCTCGCGGCCTCGAACGTCGCCCGGGCCGCCCTCGCCGCGTACCTCAAGACGCTCGCGGGCGAGGTCGCGGCCGACGGCATCACGGCGAACCTGCTGCTGCCGGGCCGGATCGCGACGGATCGCACCGCATCGCTCGACGCCGCCGCGGCCGTGCGCCGCGGTCTCGACCTCGAGACGGTGCAGGAGGAGTCGCGATCGAGCATCCCCGCCCGCCGCTACGGACGGCCCGACGAGTTCGGGGCCGCCGCCGCCTTCCTCTGCAGCGAGCGGGCCTCGTACATCACGGGGGTCGCGCTCCGCTGCGACGGCGGACTCGTCCCCGTGCTCTGA
- a CDS encoding MFS transporter, protein MIDTGTTSSTSTRPRFSPEVRRGLFSLGLGNTLEWYDWMLFGLLSAFIGPNFFPSDNAVTATLGALSIFAVGFAFRPLGGIILGTLADKIGRRRVMLLSVGMIAVATLVIAFTPTYEQIGIWSGLILLLCRIVQGISTGIEAPLSTAHAVELAPEGREGMVAGVISVYVNLGILLASLVSFFCSLALGSEVMGEWGWRIPFLVGAALGVVVLYLRRTLPETLKADEMAASTTGSVWSGVRRNWLGVLAVIFVVGAVQAYSYAWNTGLPSAARSGFKEDATAVFALTTALGVIMVVGSWVVGRFVDGRPLSKWFVIARLLAIPSVFLMLAYVSPGIGGFALVLLGGSIVLVFNMTLYNVVATSLLPKASRGAGVALGYGIGVALFGGTASYLLVWLQSLGLTWVFPTYVAVLCALSVLFYVLARSRNGLFVGK, encoded by the coding sequence ATGATCGACACCGGCACCACCTCCTCCACCTCCACCCGCCCGCGCTTCTCCCCCGAGGTCCGCCGAGGGCTGTTCAGCCTCGGCCTCGGCAACACGCTCGAGTGGTACGACTGGATGCTCTTCGGCCTGCTCTCCGCGTTCATCGGCCCGAACTTCTTCCCCTCCGACAACGCCGTCACCGCCACGCTCGGTGCGCTGTCCATCTTCGCCGTCGGGTTCGCCTTCCGGCCCTTGGGCGGCATCATCCTCGGCACGCTCGCCGACAAGATCGGCCGCCGACGAGTGATGCTCCTCTCGGTCGGCATGATCGCCGTCGCCACCCTCGTGATCGCCTTCACGCCCACGTACGAGCAGATCGGGATCTGGTCCGGCCTGATCCTGCTGCTCTGCCGGATCGTGCAGGGCATCTCGACCGGGATCGAGGCGCCCCTCTCGACCGCCCACGCCGTCGAGCTGGCCCCGGAGGGCAGGGAGGGCATGGTCGCGGGGGTCATCTCCGTGTACGTCAACCTCGGCATCCTGCTGGCCTCCCTCGTCAGCTTCTTCTGCAGCCTGGCCCTCGGCAGCGAGGTGATGGGCGAGTGGGGCTGGCGCATCCCGTTCCTCGTCGGGGCCGCCCTGGGCGTCGTCGTCCTGTACCTGCGTCGCACCCTCCCCGAGACGTTGAAGGCCGACGAGATGGCCGCGTCGACCACCGGATCCGTGTGGTCCGGCGTCCGCAGGAACTGGCTCGGCGTGCTCGCCGTGATCTTCGTGGTCGGCGCCGTGCAGGCGTACAGCTACGCCTGGAACACCGGCCTCCCGAGCGCCGCGCGAAGCGGCTTCAAGGAGGACGCGACCGCGGTCTTCGCCCTCACCACCGCGCTGGGCGTCATCATGGTCGTCGGCAGCTGGGTGGTCGGGAGGTTCGTGGACGGCCGGCCGCTCTCGAAGTGGTTCGTCATCGCGCGGCTCCTGGCGATCCCGTCGGTGTTCCTCATGCTGGCCTACGTCTCGCCCGGGATCGGCGGCTTCGCACTCGTCCTCCTCGGCGGCTCGATCGTCCTGGTCTTCAACATGACCCTCTACAACGTCGTCGCCACGTCGCTCCTGCCGAAGGCCTCCCGCGGCGCCGGAGTGGCCCTCGGCTACGGCATCGGCGTGGCCCTGTTCGGCGGCACCGCCTCGTACCTGCTCGTCTGGCTGCAGTCGCTCGGTCTGACCTGGGTGTTCCCCACCTACGTCGCCGTGCTCTGCGCGCTCAGCGTGCTGTTCTACGTCCTTGCGCGGTCGCGCAATGGACTCTTCGTCGGAAAGTGA
- a CDS encoding dihydrodipicolinate synthase family protein, with product MTTPLAPGVWGVLATPFRGADLDVDRESVAALARHYERIGATGLTVLGVFGEAASLAPRERADVLATVVDATELPVVAGLTSLATRPALEEAALALEVVGDRLAGVMLQVSSARPGQVIEHLTAVHDSLGVGVVLQDYPVASGVSIPGGDLAAIVEACPFVVAVKSEAPPTSVAIAALTARLDVPVFGGLGGQGLLDELQAGAAGAMTGFSAPEGLLACITAWNEHGFAAARAALMPYLPLINLEQQPRIALAVRKELLRRRGLIAEAGARPPAVAFPEALAPAVEAHLAELELEVGLALGLRAAAGVSR from the coding sequence ATGACCACACCACTCGCCCCCGGAGTCTGGGGAGTGCTCGCCACGCCCTTCCGCGGCGCCGACCTCGATGTCGACCGTGAGAGCGTCGCCGCGCTCGCCCGCCACTACGAGCGCATCGGAGCGACAGGCCTCACCGTGCTGGGCGTCTTCGGCGAGGCCGCGAGCCTCGCCCCCCGCGAGCGCGCCGACGTGCTGGCCACGGTGGTGGACGCCACCGAGCTGCCCGTCGTCGCCGGTCTGACGTCGCTGGCGACGAGGCCCGCACTCGAGGAGGCGGCGCTCGCCCTCGAGGTCGTCGGCGATCGGCTCGCCGGGGTCATGCTCCAGGTGTCGTCGGCCCGGCCGGGTCAGGTGATCGAGCATCTGACGGCCGTGCACGACAGCCTGGGCGTGGGAGTCGTCCTGCAGGACTACCCCGTCGCGAGCGGCGTCTCGATCCCGGGCGGCGACCTCGCCGCGATCGTCGAGGCGTGTCCGTTCGTCGTCGCGGTGAAGTCCGAGGCGCCTCCCACGAGCGTGGCCATCGCCGCCCTCACCGCGCGCCTCGACGTCCCGGTCTTCGGCGGCCTGGGCGGGCAGGGACTCCTCGACGAGCTGCAGGCGGGGGCCGCCGGGGCGATGACCGGGTTCTCCGCTCCCGAGGGACTGCTGGCGTGCATCACGGCCTGGAACGAACACGGCTTCGCCGCCGCCCGGGCCGCGCTCATGCCCTACCTGCCCCTCATCAACCTCGAGCAGCAGCCGCGCATCGCCCTCGCCGTGCGCAAGGAGCTCCTGCGTCGACGCGGGCTCATCGCGGAGGCGGGAGCCCGCCCGCCCGCGGTCGCCTTCCCCGAGGCGCTCGCTCCGGCGGTGGAGGCCCATCTCGCAGAGCTCGAGCTCGAGGTGGGGCTCGCGCTCGGACTCCGGGCCGCCGCGGGGGTGAGCCGCTGA
- a CDS encoding FAD-dependent oxidoreductase, producing the protein MTALDLRIRPADLDVPVASTSDVIVVGGGPAGVSAAVTAARSGASVTLIERYPYLGGLASGGMVLVLDDMVNGPEISVTGIVSEYIERLDRLGLVVVAPEEDRRASRETWNRWGRYGLFDFHSHTQPKPICYAAAFDPDGWKRVSNDLVRESGVDLVLHAWFSRPIVEDGVMKGVVCETKAGPRAYLGSVVIDTTGDIDVASRAGASHIRDSYLTTLVFRLGGVDTEAAERFEQENPKEARAINRTIKRLLGGAWELWWLKTPLPGVVWCNAPHMTGFDGSDPDDLTRAEFAARDRIVEAVAHVKEHLPGFADCYVIDAAPQMGVRQTRLLEGEYVMTKDDVTSRRHFADSVARGRDYYYPYRSLLPREVDQLLVAGRHYSATPDAQKSSREIPPCMAMGQAVGVAAALAVDSGVLVRDVPAADIQVGMRRHGADPGDVPAANATLDADAVVSA; encoded by the coding sequence ATGACAGCCCTCGATCTCCGCATCCGCCCCGCCGATCTGGACGTCCCCGTCGCGTCGACCTCCGACGTCATCGTCGTCGGCGGCGGCCCGGCCGGTGTCTCCGCAGCGGTCACCGCGGCCCGCTCCGGCGCCTCCGTCACCCTCATCGAGCGCTACCCGTACCTGGGCGGCCTGGCCAGCGGCGGCATGGTGCTCGTGCTGGACGACATGGTGAACGGGCCCGAGATCTCGGTGACCGGCATCGTGTCGGAGTACATCGAGCGCCTCGACCGCCTCGGCCTCGTCGTCGTGGCCCCCGAGGAGGACCGCCGCGCCTCCCGCGAGACCTGGAACCGCTGGGGCCGGTACGGCCTCTTCGACTTCCACTCGCACACCCAGCCGAAGCCGATCTGCTACGCCGCCGCGTTCGATCCGGATGGCTGGAAGCGGGTCTCCAACGACCTCGTGCGCGAGTCCGGCGTCGATCTCGTGCTGCACGCCTGGTTCAGCCGGCCCATCGTCGAGGACGGCGTCATGAAGGGCGTCGTCTGCGAGACGAAGGCCGGTCCCCGCGCCTACCTCGGCTCGGTCGTCATCGACACGACGGGCGACATCGACGTGGCGTCGCGGGCAGGAGCAAGCCACATCCGCGACAGCTACCTCACCACCCTGGTGTTCCGCCTCGGCGGCGTCGACACCGAGGCAGCCGAGCGGTTCGAGCAGGAGAACCCGAAGGAGGCCCGCGCGATCAACCGGACCATCAAGCGGCTGCTCGGCGGGGCGTGGGAGCTGTGGTGGCTGAAGACCCCGCTGCCCGGCGTGGTCTGGTGCAACGCGCCGCACATGACCGGATTCGACGGCTCCGACCCGGACGACCTCACGCGGGCCGAGTTCGCAGCCAGGGACCGCATCGTCGAGGCCGTGGCCCACGTCAAGGAGCACCTGCCCGGGTTCGCCGACTGCTACGTCATCGACGCCGCACCCCAGATGGGGGTCCGGCAGACGCGACTGCTCGAGGGCGAGTACGTCATGACCAAGGACGACGTCACCTCCCGTCGGCACTTCGCCGACTCGGTCGCCCGAGGCCGGGACTACTACTACCCGTACCGGTCGCTCCTGCCCCGCGAGGTCGACCAGCTGCTGGTCGCCGGCCGCCACTACTCCGCCACCCCCGACGCTCAGAAGTCGTCTCGGGAGATCCCGCCGTGCATGGCGATGGGTCAGGCGGTCGGCGTGGCCGCGGCCCTCGCGGTCGACTCGGGCGTCCTCGTCCGCGACGTGCCCGCGGCCGACATCCAGGTCGGGATGCGACGCCACGGGGCCGACCCCGGCGACGTCCCCGCGGCCAACGCCACCCTGGACGCGGACGCTGTGGTCAGCGCATGA
- a CDS encoding DUF7882 family protein yields MGKFLCGPHVEVEFEDRVLAHLQIVVGAKLRRGESMLFSWRDSVDSGDGRTTVWVHPVADITFKYYGHRKPAINSDWVDLLMLEANKPGGLQLVEEPEGVAGIPLGHNNPISHSGHAPSKD; encoded by the coding sequence ATGGGTAAGTTCCTGTGCGGCCCGCATGTGGAGGTCGAGTTCGAGGACAGGGTCCTCGCTCACCTGCAGATCGTCGTCGGGGCCAAGCTCCGTCGAGGCGAGTCGATGCTGTTCAGCTGGCGCGACAGCGTCGACTCCGGGGACGGGCGGACCACCGTGTGGGTCCATCCCGTCGCCGACATCACGTTCAAGTACTACGGACACCGGAAGCCCGCGATCAACAGCGACTGGGTCGACCTGCTCATGCTCGAGGCGAACAAGCCCGGGGGTCTTCAACTGGTCGAGGAGCCGGAGGGCGTCGCGGGCATCCCGCTCGGTCACAACAACCCGATCTCCCACAGCGGCCACGCCCCGTCGAAGGACTGA
- a CDS encoding helix-turn-helix domain-containing protein yields MASQDQNVSADAMKTLLLSVGSQVKNLRKERGLTLAALSETTGLSPAIVSQIERGLANPSFSTLVQIAHGLDIPVGRFFATSEVPPSPVVRKHERQNFTRVSREAVGDAVYEQLTPDLNGALEAHWVVSPPGHDTSATPFRHIGEELGIILSGKQDVYLDGVRYTVEAGDSIRYSSELPHWYVNAYDEDCVSIWVSTPPSW; encoded by the coding sequence ATGGCTAGTCAGGACCAGAACGTCTCAGCCGATGCCATGAAGACCCTCCTGCTCTCCGTCGGTTCTCAGGTGAAGAACCTCCGGAAGGAGCGCGGCCTCACTCTGGCCGCGCTCTCCGAGACGACGGGGCTCAGCCCGGCGATCGTCAGCCAGATCGAGAGGGGACTCGCGAACCCCTCCTTCTCGACGCTGGTCCAGATCGCCCATGGGCTGGACATCCCCGTGGGCCGGTTCTTCGCCACGAGCGAGGTTCCTCCTTCGCCAGTAGTCCGCAAGCACGAGCGCCAGAACTTCACGAGGGTCTCTCGTGAAGCGGTCGGTGACGCTGTGTACGAGCAGCTGACCCCCGACCTCAACGGCGCGCTCGAAGCCCACTGGGTGGTCAGTCCTCCCGGACACGACACCAGTGCCACGCCGTTCCGACACATCGGCGAGGAGCTCGGCATCATCCTCTCCGGGAAGCAGGACGTCTACCTCGACGGAGTGCGCTACACCGTCGAGGCAGGGGACTCCATCAGGTACTCCTCCGAGCTGCCGCACTGGTACGTCAACGCCTATGACGAGGACTGCGTCTCCATCTGGGTCAGCACTCCGCCCTCCTGGTGA
- a CDS encoding CaiB/BaiF CoA transferase family protein, giving the protein MTPDAALPLAGLTVVDFTQVYMGPSATQLLGDFGADVIKVERPGLGDISRNSFPDPDGQDNPIFLSINRNKRSLSVDTRQEEGRALLRGIIADADVVVSNFRHGVMERMGFGYEELSRDNPGLIWASGTGFGTEGHYAHKGGQDAIAQAYSGVMWRRESPDTPLTMYPTTLADYTTGMHLLQGILLALRSRDRTGLGQRVEVTMYDSMLHMQMQEACMQLNRGYEVNWAEMPLSGVFETSDGALCLVGGFTTNPLHHLSRALGLEEDLGERPDLQTLEQQFAAKPELHRIFAERFATDTTASWCDRLEEEGLLNAPVHSLAQALDDPQTTANRMIVEAEHPTVGPVKMLNVPIRLSATPASVRRVAPRLGEHNAEILREYGVDEDTIGRLRADGVLR; this is encoded by the coding sequence ATGACACCGGATGCGGCGCTCCCGCTGGCGGGACTCACCGTGGTCGACTTCACCCAGGTGTACATGGGGCCGAGCGCCACGCAGCTGCTCGGCGACTTCGGCGCCGACGTGATCAAGGTCGAGCGGCCGGGACTCGGCGACATCTCACGGAACTCGTTCCCCGACCCGGACGGGCAGGACAACCCGATCTTCCTGTCCATCAACCGCAACAAGCGCAGCCTGTCGGTGGACACCCGGCAGGAGGAGGGCCGTGCGCTCCTCCGCGGGATCATCGCCGACGCCGACGTCGTGGTGAGCAACTTCCGGCACGGCGTGATGGAGCGGATGGGGTTCGGGTACGAGGAGCTCTCCCGCGACAACCCCGGTCTGATCTGGGCCTCGGGCACCGGGTTCGGCACCGAGGGCCATTACGCCCACAAGGGCGGGCAGGATGCGATCGCCCAGGCCTACTCGGGCGTCATGTGGCGGCGGGAGTCGCCCGACACCCCGCTGACCATGTACCCGACGACGCTGGCCGACTACACCACGGGGATGCACCTGCTGCAGGGCATCCTGCTCGCCCTCCGGAGCCGTGACCGCACCGGGCTCGGCCAGCGCGTGGAGGTCACCATGTACGACTCGATGCTGCACATGCAGATGCAGGAGGCGTGCATGCAGCTCAACCGCGGATACGAGGTGAACTGGGCCGAGATGCCCCTGAGCGGCGTGTTCGAGACCTCCGACGGCGCGCTCTGCCTCGTCGGGGGCTTCACGACGAACCCGCTCCACCACCTGTCCCGGGCGCTGGGGCTCGAGGAGGACCTCGGCGAGCGGCCCGACCTCCAGACGCTCGAGCAGCAGTTCGCGGCCAAGCCCGAGCTGCACCGCATCTTCGCCGAGCGCTTCGCCACCGACACCACCGCGTCCTGGTGCGACCGTCTCGAGGAGGAGGGCCTGCTCAACGCCCCCGTGCACTCGCTCGCCCAGGCGCTCGACGACCCGCAGACCACGGCCAATCGGATGATCGTGGAGGCGGAGCATCCGACGGTCGGACCGGTGAAGATGCTCAACGTGCCGATCCGGCTCTCGGCGACACCCGCATCCGTCCGCCGCGTCGCGCCACGGCTCGGCGAGCACAACGCCGAGATCCTCCGCGAGTACGGCGTCGACGAGGACACCATCGGGCGGCTGCGCGCCGACGGGGTGCTGCGGTGA
- a CDS encoding enoyl-CoA hydratase-related protein yields the protein MSASETDGVRFSLRDGVARVTLDRPRVLNAVDAATHDRLNRIWAEIETDPSVRVVVITGAGDRAFSVGADMSAEGVAKTGLEYWADMDPNGFGGLSLRRTLDVPVIARVNGYALGGGLEMVLGADIVVAAEHAQLGLTEPRVGRLALDGGIALLTQRLPHTVAMGMLLTGRKATAAELHAAGLINEVVPAAELDAAVDRWVADILRCAPSSVRAVKQMVTRTAHLAPHEARAMLVPALAEALQGAEQDEGVRAFQEKRPPSWDRTAAASGSAPNGAPSPSEPQEENR from the coding sequence GTGAGCGCGTCCGAGACGGACGGCGTCCGGTTCTCGCTGCGGGACGGGGTGGCCCGGGTCACGCTCGATCGGCCGCGGGTCCTCAACGCCGTCGACGCGGCCACCCACGATCGTCTCAACCGGATCTGGGCCGAGATCGAGACGGACCCGTCCGTGCGGGTCGTGGTGATCACGGGCGCAGGAGACCGGGCCTTCAGCGTGGGCGCCGACATGTCGGCGGAGGGTGTCGCCAAGACCGGCCTCGAGTACTGGGCGGACATGGATCCGAACGGCTTCGGCGGTCTGAGCCTGCGGCGCACCCTCGACGTGCCCGTCATCGCCCGGGTCAACGGCTATGCGCTGGGCGGCGGCCTCGAGATGGTGCTCGGCGCCGACATCGTGGTCGCCGCGGAGCACGCCCAGCTCGGACTGACCGAGCCACGGGTCGGCAGGCTGGCCCTCGACGGCGGCATCGCGCTGCTCACGCAGCGGCTGCCGCACACGGTCGCGATGGGGATGCTGCTCACCGGCCGGAAGGCGACCGCGGCCGAGCTGCACGCCGCTGGGCTGATCAACGAGGTCGTGCCCGCCGCCGAGCTCGACGCCGCCGTCGACCGCTGGGTGGCCGACATCCTGCGTTGCGCGCCCTCCTCGGTGCGAGCGGTGAAGCAGATGGTCACCCGCACGGCGCACCTCGCCCCGCACGAGGCGCGCGCGATGCTCGTGCCCGCTCTCGCCGAGGCCCTGCAGGGCGCCGAGCAGGACGAGGGAGTGCGCGCGTTCCAGGAGAAGCGGCCGCCGTCGTGGGATCGCACCGCCGCGGCATCGGGGTCGGCACCGAACGGCGCCCCGTCCCCATCAGAACCACAGGAGGAGAACCGATGA